One Pongo pygmaeus isolate AG05252 chromosome 10, NHGRI_mPonPyg2-v2.0_pri, whole genome shotgun sequence genomic window carries:
- the MAGOHB gene encoding protein mago nashi homolog 2 isoform X1 — MNDQGEIYSTLRFLQSPSESQNRLRPDDTQRPGKTDDKEFSVRWRLIAVTLGILCLLLLMIITVLVTKIFQCIQEKHQQQAILRNCSEKYIMQNDNYLKEQLLTNKTLKYDVLKNDSFQQKKELDSHLIQKNRCHRENEIVFKVLQNTGKFSEDHWSCCGVSCYYFTMRKKDWKGCKQTCQHCRASLLKIDDKDELAFIQSQIYENNYWIGLSYDERESKWKWIDNGTSPGIDSTIMRFSSGRGECAFLTSTRMTTIDCIQMYNCICEKRTDSIFSDSVCAKKKR; from the exons ATGAATGATCAGGGAGAGATTTATTCAACCCTGAGATTTTTGCAGTCTCCTTCAGAGTCTCAGAATAGATTAAGGCCTGATGATACTCAAAGGCCTGGGAAAACTGATGACAAAG aaTTTTCAGTGCGCTGGCGTCTCATTGCAGTGACTCTTGGGATCCTATGTTTACTTCTTCTGATGATAATCACAGTGTTGGTGACAAAGA TCTTTCAGTGTATTCAAGAAAAACATCAACAGCAGGCAATTCTAAGAAACTGTAGTGAAAAGTACATCATGCAAAATGACAACTACTTAAAAGAGCAGCTTTTGACaaataagactttaaaatatGACGTTCTCAAAAATGACAGCTTTCAGCAGAAAAAGGAACTGGATTCGCACCTTATACAAAAGAACAGATGTCATAGAGAAAATGAGATCGTTTTTAAAGTTTTGCAAAATACAG GCAAATTCTCTGAAGACCACTGGTCCTGTTGTGGAGTAAGCTGTTATTATTTTACCATGCGGAAGAAAGACTGGAAGGGATGTAAACAGACTTGTCAACATTGTAGAGCATCCCTTTTGAAGATAGATGACAAAGATGAACTG GCCTTCATTCAATCTcagatttatgaaaataattactgGATTGGATTGTCATATGATGAAAGGGAAAGTAAGTGGAAATGGATTGACAATGGCACATCTCCTGGAAT TGATTCTACAATAATGCGTTTTTCTTCTGGGAGAGGAGAGTGTGCATTTTTGACCTCAACAAGAATGACAACTATTGATTGCATTCAAATGTACAATTGTATCTGTGAGAAGAGGACTGACTCTATTTTCTCTGATTCAGTGTGCGCCAAGAagaaaaggtga
- the MAGOHB gene encoding protein mago nashi homolog 2 isoform X4, which produces MAMASDFYLRYYVGHKGKFGHEFLEFEFRPDGEKRSTAHGKLRYANNSNYKNDVMIRKEAYVHKSVMEELKRIIDDSEITKEDDALWPPPDRVGRQELEIVIGDEHISFTTSKIGSLIDVNQSNP; this is translated from the exons ATGGCTATGGCTAGCGATTTCTACCTGCGCTACTACGTAGGGCACAAGGGCAAGTTTGGGCACGAGTTTCTGGAGTTCGAATTTCGGCCGGACGGTGAGAAGAGGTCTACGGCACACG GAAAGCTTAGATATGCCAACAACAGCAATTACAAAAATGATGTCATGATCAGAAAAGAG GCTTATGTGCACAAGAGTGTAATGGAAGAACTGAAGAGAATTATTGATGACAGTGAAATTACAAAAGAAGATGATGCTTTGTGGCCTCCCCCTGATAGGGTTGGCCGACAG GAGCTTGAAATTGTAATTGGAGATGAGCACATATCTTTTACCACATCAAAAATAGGTTCTCTTATTGATGTAAATCAGTCAAA CCCCTAA
- the MAGOHB gene encoding protein mago nashi homolog 2 isoform X3: protein MAMASDFYLRYYVGHKGKFGHEFLEFEFRPDGKLRYANNSNYKNDVMIRKEAYVHKSVMEELKRIIDDSEITKEDDALWPPPDRVGRQELEIVIGDEHISFTTSKIGSLIDVNQSKDPEGLRVFYYLVQDLKCLVFSLIGLHFKIKPI from the exons ATGGCTATGGCTAGCGATTTCTACCTGCGCTACTACGTAGGGCACAAGGGCAAGTTTGGGCACGAGTTTCTGGAGTTCGAATTTCGGCCGGACG GAAAGCTTAGATATGCCAACAACAGCAATTACAAAAATGATGTCATGATCAGAAAAGAG GCTTATGTGCACAAGAGTGTAATGGAAGAACTGAAGAGAATTATTGATGACAGTGAAATTACAAAAGAAGATGATGCTTTGTGGCCTCCCCCTGATAGGGTTGGCCGACAG GAGCTTGAAATTGTAATTGGAGATGAGCACATATCTTTTACCACATCAAAAATAGGTTCTCTTATTGATGTAAATCAGTCAAA ggaTCCGGAAGGCCTTCGAGTATTTTACTATTTGGTACAAGACTTGAAATGTTTAGTTTTCAGTCTTATTGGATTACACTTCAAGATTAAACCAATTTAA
- the MAGOHB gene encoding protein mago nashi homolog 2 isoform X2, with amino-acid sequence MAMASDFYLRYYVGHKGKFGHEFLEFEFRPDGEKRSTAHGKLRYANNSNYKNDVMIRKEAYVHKSVMEELKRIIDDSEITKEDDALWPPPDRVGRQELEIVIGDEHISFTTSKIGSLIDVNQSKDPEGLRVFYYLVQDLKCLVFSLIGLHFKIKPI; translated from the exons ATGGCTATGGCTAGCGATTTCTACCTGCGCTACTACGTAGGGCACAAGGGCAAGTTTGGGCACGAGTTTCTGGAGTTCGAATTTCGGCCGGACGGTGAGAAGAGGTCTACGGCACACG GAAAGCTTAGATATGCCAACAACAGCAATTACAAAAATGATGTCATGATCAGAAAAGAG GCTTATGTGCACAAGAGTGTAATGGAAGAACTGAAGAGAATTATTGATGACAGTGAAATTACAAAAGAAGATGATGCTTTGTGGCCTCCCCCTGATAGGGTTGGCCGACAG GAGCTTGAAATTGTAATTGGAGATGAGCACATATCTTTTACCACATCAAAAATAGGTTCTCTTATTGATGTAAATCAGTCAAA ggaTCCGGAAGGCCTTCGAGTATTTTACTATTTGGTACAAGACTTGAAATGTTTAGTTTTCAGTCTTATTGGATTACACTTCAAGATTAAACCAATTTAA